A single Macaca fascicularis isolate 582-1 chromosome 13, T2T-MFA8v1.1 DNA region contains:
- the CHCHD5 gene encoding coiled-coil-helix-coiled-coil-helix domain-containing protein 5: MQAALEVTARYCGRELEQYGQCVAAKPESWQRDCHYLKMSIAQCTSSHPIIRQIRQACAQPFEAFEECLRQNEAAVGNCAEHMHRFLQCAEKVQPPRSPTTVETKPLPAS, translated from the exons AT GCAGGCAGCTCTGGAGGTCACCGCTCGCTACTGTGGCCGGGAGTTGGAGCAGTATGGCCAGTGTGTGGCGGCCAAGCCGGAATCCTGGCAGCGGGACTGTCACTACCTTAAGATGAGCATTGCCCAATGCACATCCTCCCA CCCAATCATCCGCCAGATCCGCCAGGCCTGTGCTCAGCCTTTTGAGGCCTTCGAGGAGTGTCTTCGACAGAACGAGGCAGCTGTGGGCAACTGTGCGGAGCATATGCACCGCTTCCTGCAGTGCGCTGAGAAGGTGCAGCCACCACGTTCACCTACAACTGTGGAG ACAAAGCCACTTCCTGCCTCCTGA